From Pan paniscus chromosome 9, NHGRI_mPanPan1-v2.0_pri, whole genome shotgun sequence, the proteins below share one genomic window:
- the NUDT22 gene encoding uridine diphosphate glucose pyrophosphatase NUDT22 isoform X2, whose product MSCPVQTMDPEVTLLLQCPGGGLPQEQIQAELSPAHDRRPLPGGDEAITAIWETRLKAQPWLFDAPKFRLHSATLAPIGSRGPQLLLRLGLTSYRDFLGTNWSSSAAWLRQQGATDWGDTQAYLADPLGVGAALATADDFLVFLHRSRQVAEAPGLVDVPGGHPEPQALCPGGSPQHQDLAGQLVVRELFSSVLQEICDEVNLPLLTLSQPLLLGIARNETSAGRASAEFYVQCSLTSEQVRKHYLSGGPEAHESTGIFFVETQNVRRLPETEMWAELCPSAKGAIILYNRVQGSPTGAALGSPALLPPL is encoded by the exons ATG AGCTGCCCCGTTCAGACCATGGATCCTGAGGTGACCTTGCTGCTGCAGTGCCCTGGCGGGGGCCTGCCCCAGGAACAGATACAGGCCGAGCTGAGCCCCGCCCATGACCGTCGCCCACTGCCAGGTGGGGACGAGGCCATCACTGCCATCTGGGAGACCCGGCTAAAGGCCCAACCCTGGCTCTTCGACGCCCCCAAGTTCCGCCTGCACTCAGCCACCCTGGCGCCTATTGGCTCTCGGGGGCCACAGCTGCTCCTGCGCCTGGGCCTTACTTCCTACCGAGACTTCCTGGGCACCAACTGGTCCAGCTCAGCTGCCTGGCTGCGACAGCAGGGGGCCACCGACTGGGGTGACACGCAGGCCTATCTGGCGGACCCACTGGGGGTGGGCGCTGCACTAGCCACGGCCGATGACTTCCTTGTCTTCCTGCACCGCTCCCGGCAGGTGGCTGAGGCCCCTGGGCTGGTGGACGTACCTGGTGGGCACCCTGAGCCTCAG GCCCTGTGCCCTGGTGGCAGCCCCCAGCACCAGGACCTCGCTGGGCAGCTGGTGGTACGTGAACTCTTTTCCAGTGTCCTTCAGGAGATCTGTGATGAG GTGAACCTGCCGCTGCTCACCCTGAGCCAGCCCCTGCTGTTGGGCATCGCCCGAAATGAGACCAGTGCTGGCCGAGCCAGTGCCGAGTTCTATGTCCA GTGCAGCCTGACTTCTGAGCAGGTGAGGAAGCACTACCTGAGTGGGGGACCCGAGGCCCACGAGTCTACAGGAATCTTCTTTGTGGAGACACAG AACGTGCGGAGATTGCCCGAGACGGAGATGTGGGCTGAACTCTGCCCCTCGGCCAAAGGCGCCATCATCCTCTACAACCGGGTTCAGGGAAGTCCCACTGGAGCGGCCCTAGGGTCCCCAGCCCTACTCCCGCCGCTCTGA
- the NUDT22 gene encoding uridine diphosphate glucose pyrophosphatase NUDT22 isoform X4 yields MSCPVQTMDPEVTLLLQCPGGGLPQEQIQAELSPAHDRRPLPGGDEAITAIWETRLKAQPWLFDAPKFRLHSATLAPIGSRGPQLLLRLGLTSYRDFLGTNWSSSAAWLRQQGATDWGDTQAYLADPLGVGAALATADDFLVFLHRSRQVAEAPGLVDVPGGHPEPQVNLPLLTLSQPLLLGIARNETSAGRASAEFYVQCSLTSEQVRKHYLSGGPEAHESTGIFFVETQNVRRLPETEMWAELCPSAKGAIILYNRVQGSPTGAALGSPALLPPL; encoded by the exons ATG AGCTGCCCCGTTCAGACCATGGATCCTGAGGTGACCTTGCTGCTGCAGTGCCCTGGCGGGGGCCTGCCCCAGGAACAGATACAGGCCGAGCTGAGCCCCGCCCATGACCGTCGCCCACTGCCAGGTGGGGACGAGGCCATCACTGCCATCTGGGAGACCCGGCTAAAGGCCCAACCCTGGCTCTTCGACGCCCCCAAGTTCCGCCTGCACTCAGCCACCCTGGCGCCTATTGGCTCTCGGGGGCCACAGCTGCTCCTGCGCCTGGGCCTTACTTCCTACCGAGACTTCCTGGGCACCAACTGGTCCAGCTCAGCTGCCTGGCTGCGACAGCAGGGGGCCACCGACTGGGGTGACACGCAGGCCTATCTGGCGGACCCACTGGGGGTGGGCGCTGCACTAGCCACGGCCGATGACTTCCTTGTCTTCCTGCACCGCTCCCGGCAGGTGGCTGAGGCCCCTGGGCTGGTGGACGTACCTGGTGGGCACCCTGAGCCTCAG GTGAACCTGCCGCTGCTCACCCTGAGCCAGCCCCTGCTGTTGGGCATCGCCCGAAATGAGACCAGTGCTGGCCGAGCCAGTGCCGAGTTCTATGTCCA GTGCAGCCTGACTTCTGAGCAGGTGAGGAAGCACTACCTGAGTGGGGGACCCGAGGCCCACGAGTCTACAGGAATCTTCTTTGTGGAGACACAG AACGTGCGGAGATTGCCCGAGACGGAGATGTGGGCTGAACTCTGCCCCTCGGCCAAAGGCGCCATCATCCTCTACAACCGGGTTCAGGGAAGTCCCACTGGAGCGGCCCTAGGGTCCCCAGCCCTACTCCCGCCGCTCTGA
- the NUDT22 gene encoding uridine diphosphate glucose pyrophosphatase NUDT22 isoform X3, with product MDPEVTLLLQCPGGGLPQEQIQAELSPAHDRRPLPGGDEAITAIWETRLKAQPWLFDAPKFRLHSATLAPIGSRGPQLLLRLGLTSYRDFLGTNWSSSAAWLRQQGATDWGDTQAYLADPLGVGAALATADDFLVFLHRSRQVAEAPGLVDVPGGHPEPQVNLPLLTLSQPLLLGIARNETSAGRASAEFYVQCSLTSEQVRKHYLSGGPEAHESTGIFFVETQNVRRLPETEMWAELCPSAKGAIILYNRVQGSPTGAALGSPALLPPL from the exons ATGGATCCTGAGGTGACCTTGCTGCTGCAGTGCCCTGGCGGGGGCCTGCCCCAGGAACAGATACAGGCCGAGCTGAGCCCCGCCCATGACCGTCGCCCACTGCCAGGTGGGGACGAGGCCATCACTGCCATCTGGGAGACCCGGCTAAAGGCCCAACCCTGGCTCTTCGACGCCCCCAAGTTCCGCCTGCACTCAGCCACCCTGGCGCCTATTGGCTCTCGGGGGCCACAGCTGCTCCTGCGCCTGGGCCTTACTTCCTACCGAGACTTCCTGGGCACCAACTGGTCCAGCTCAGCTGCCTGGCTGCGACAGCAGGGGGCCACCGACTGGGGTGACACGCAGGCCTATCTGGCGGACCCACTGGGGGTGGGCGCTGCACTAGCCACGGCCGATGACTTCCTTGTCTTCCTGCACCGCTCCCGGCAGGTGGCTGAGGCCCCTGGGCTGGTGGACGTACCTGGTGGGCACCCTGAGCCTCAG GTGAACCTGCCGCTGCTCACCCTGAGCCAGCCCCTGCTGTTGGGCATCGCCCGAAATGAGACCAGTGCTGGCCGAGCCAGTGCCGAGTTCTATGTCCA GTGCAGCCTGACTTCTGAGCAGGTGAGGAAGCACTACCTGAGTGGGGGACCCGAGGCCCACGAGTCTACAGGAATCTTCTTTGTGGAGACACAG AACGTGCGGAGATTGCCCGAGACGGAGATGTGGGCTGAACTCTGCCCCTCGGCCAAAGGCGCCATCATCCTCTACAACCGGGTTCAGGGAAGTCCCACTGGAGCGGCCCTAGGGTCCCCAGCCCTACTCCCGCCGCTCTGA
- the NUDT22 gene encoding uridine diphosphate glucose pyrophosphatase NUDT22 isoform X1, whose protein sequence is MDPEVTLLLQCPGGGLPQEQIQAELSPAHDRRPLPGGDEAITAIWETRLKAQPWLFDAPKFRLHSATLAPIGSRGPQLLLRLGLTSYRDFLGTNWSSSAAWLRQQGATDWGDTQAYLADPLGVGAALATADDFLVFLHRSRQVAEAPGLVDVPGGHPEPQALCPGGSPQHQDLAGQLVVRELFSSVLQEICDEVNLPLLTLSQPLLLGIARNETSAGRASAEFYVQCSLTSEQVRKHYLSGGPEAHESTGIFFVETQNVRRLPETEMWAELCPSAKGAIILYNRVQGSPTGAALGSPALLPPL, encoded by the exons ATGGATCCTGAGGTGACCTTGCTGCTGCAGTGCCCTGGCGGGGGCCTGCCCCAGGAACAGATACAGGCCGAGCTGAGCCCCGCCCATGACCGTCGCCCACTGCCAGGTGGGGACGAGGCCATCACTGCCATCTGGGAGACCCGGCTAAAGGCCCAACCCTGGCTCTTCGACGCCCCCAAGTTCCGCCTGCACTCAGCCACCCTGGCGCCTATTGGCTCTCGGGGGCCACAGCTGCTCCTGCGCCTGGGCCTTACTTCCTACCGAGACTTCCTGGGCACCAACTGGTCCAGCTCAGCTGCCTGGCTGCGACAGCAGGGGGCCACCGACTGGGGTGACACGCAGGCCTATCTGGCGGACCCACTGGGGGTGGGCGCTGCACTAGCCACGGCCGATGACTTCCTTGTCTTCCTGCACCGCTCCCGGCAGGTGGCTGAGGCCCCTGGGCTGGTGGACGTACCTGGTGGGCACCCTGAGCCTCAG GCCCTGTGCCCTGGTGGCAGCCCCCAGCACCAGGACCTCGCTGGGCAGCTGGTGGTACGTGAACTCTTTTCCAGTGTCCTTCAGGAGATCTGTGATGAG GTGAACCTGCCGCTGCTCACCCTGAGCCAGCCCCTGCTGTTGGGCATCGCCCGAAATGAGACCAGTGCTGGCCGAGCCAGTGCCGAGTTCTATGTCCA GTGCAGCCTGACTTCTGAGCAGGTGAGGAAGCACTACCTGAGTGGGGGACCCGAGGCCCACGAGTCTACAGGAATCTTCTTTGTGGAGACACAG AACGTGCGGAGATTGCCCGAGACGGAGATGTGGGCTGAACTCTGCCCCTCGGCCAAAGGCGCCATCATCCTCTACAACCGGGTTCAGGGAAGTCCCACTGGAGCGGCCCTAGGGTCCCCAGCCCTACTCCCGCCGCTCTGA